The genomic window CTCTGCAAGCCCTTGAAGACTCAGCGTCAGCATCTACTAGCAGAACGGGCAGCCCTGTGCCTGTTTTCATCATGACCTACCGGTGCCTCCTCCCGATGGTTCTCCTGCTGTGTTTCTCCACCACAGCTCTTTCCAGGAGCTACAGCTTGCTCCGATTCCAGCAAAGGCGGAGCGCTGAGGTGTGTCAGAAACTCCTGGGGCAGTTACATTCAACGCCTCAACATTGCCTCGAGGCCAGGATGGACTTCCAGGTCCCTGAGGAGATGAACCAAGCACAGCAGTTCCGGAAGGAAGATGCCATATTGGTCATCTATGAGATGCTCCAGCAGATCTTCAATATTCTCAccagagacttctccagcactggCTGGTCTGAGACCATCATTGAGGACCTCCTTGTGGAACTCTATGGGCAGATGAATCGTCTGCAGCCAATCCAGAAGGAAATAATGCAGGAGCAAAACTTCACCATGGGGGACACAACCGTTCTTCACCTGAAGAAGTATTACTTCAACCTCGTGCAGTACCTGGAGTCCAAGGAGTACAACAGGTGTGCCTGGACAGTCGTGCGAGTGCAAATACTCACGAACTTTTCTTTCCTGATGAGACTAACAGCTTCCCTCCGTGACTGAACACCTCCCACCTGTGGCTCTGGGAAGGGACAATGTGACTTTGAGCTGAGATGCTTCAGCCAGCAGAGGCTCTTAAAGTAACTGACAGTGCAATGCACTGGATTTCAATGGACATTAAAGactaagctatttttaaattgatttatgcgttattcatttatttaaacttttatgtgagaaataaattatttatgaaacaaaagtcAACGTGGCGGTTTCAATCTCAACTTGATTTATGTGACAACACACATTAAAAATTGCAGAGCACCTTGGAGACATTCATTGCAAAACAAGCCTGCAGAGCAGTAGAGTTTCTGGCCCTGCCTTTGAGGCATTTAAAATACAAGGAAGCCGTGGGGAATGTCCAAGTTCTATGCATGCCCTCCATGTACCCATACAGTCTACCTGCGCTTCTCTGGGTCACTTCTTTAAATGTACCAGACAGCTCATGCTGTAGGGCCCCTCTATATgatgtggggcggggggggggggggttgccttttctttttttcacttcgGGGAAAATGTACACCACTTTACATGTGAGAGTCTTACAATGTAAGCCTTCTTTATGCCAACAAAATCTGGGCAAATTCCACTTAACTTATAAAATTCTTactaaagtaaatgaaaaattcgGACCTTCTAAATGTCCTCAGTTGCTTGTACACTCCAACCCCTTATTTCCAACAACGTAGTCCTCACAAAGAGGTTTCAGGAACATGAGTCAAAAATTACTTAAGACTGTCTTGGGGGTCGTTAGAAACTGTCAAACATGCTAATTCACGCaattaaaaataagggaaaagtCATCTTGAAAATATTAAGTTTATATTCGTAAAAGATAGAAAAGTAAAACGATATTAAATACTTGTTTTGGTACACAGAAATATAGTTTTAATAAAGTTTAACAAATTGCTACAGCTATATACAAATATACTTTAATATTCTATGCTTAAGATTTAAAATACCttctataaatttattataaaattggaaaagtgaaatatttcatttaaaataagtatattttattatgaaaatattctattatCGCCACGTCCAGGTTCCCCTGTGTGGACCACACTCATTCGTCGTCGGGTAGTCTCATCGCTCCGTCGGGTTTAACTCTGTCGCAAAGCTGTCCAATCGTCCCACCACCACCAGTAGTTTTTCGCCACCGTCACGTTTCACTTTGTCCGCAACGCGGACTCAGCGTCTCAAAGCCGAGCAGGGCTCCCTTGTATGAgaaactccctcccatcaccCCATAGACGATGGTCTCCCCGCTTCCGCTGTGCTTCACTTTGAGCACCAAGCCCGCCCATCGTCCGACAGCGAATAATCTCAGCCACCGCCGCATCTAAAGCGAGCGCCGCGCCGCCCCCGTTGCCCCACAGCCTCCCGTCTCCTCGTCGGCTTTCACTCTGTCCGCAACACTTTCCAGTCGTCTTATGGGCaacagcctcccccacccccaccccgcagccCCGCCGGGTTTCACGTGGTGCAGGACTCTACCCCAGCGTCCTATCGCCAATATTCTCATCGCCTCCGCTGTTTTACACTCGCCGCAAGCCCTCCGACTTCTCAGCGCAAACATCGGTAGTTCAACCGCCACCTCAGGGTCCCCGTTTGTCCGGTCTCATCCCTACTGCAGGGCTGAAGTGCACTCCGTTCGCAACGCCTTCCCATCGTGCCCTAGGCAATACTCTGCTAGCCACCGCCGGGTTCTCTTCCGTCTGCAACGCTCCGACAAGGTCTCACCGCCAGTAGGCATCGTCCCAAAGCCAGTAGTCTCCAAGCTGTCTATCTCAACGCCGGTGCTGGCTTTCGTTTTGTCCGCAACGCAATCTATCCTCTGGAAACCAAGACTTCTAGCCACCGCCGACTTCCCCTTTTTGCCCAACGACCTCCCATGGTCCCAGCGCCGATAGATAGGCTCATCGGCAAAGCGGTGTTGCACTTCAACTCCAAGGACATCGCCCAAGGGCTCATCCCACCGTCCTGTTTCACTTTGTGCAGAACGCCGTCCCATCGTGCCATCGGGAATAGTCTCCTGGCCAGCTCCAGGCTCCCCAACCTGAGCAACGCCCTCGCACAGTCCCGGTAGACACCGTCTGTGCCGATACGTCTATACGATGAGACCGCGTCTCATCGCCGATGCTGGCTTTCACTTTGTCCGCAACGCGTTCGTCCACTCTTCTCAAAGCCACCACCAGTTTCCCCTTTATGCCCAACGTCCGCCCGTGGTCCCATCGCCTAGAGGCTCACTGCCGCCGCCGGTTTCCCCTTTGTGCACATCATTGCTGTCCTGCCTTCCCATCGCCAATAGTCCCATCGCCACCGCGGTGGTTCACTTTTCTTCAAACTGCTCAGATCACCATGCTCAGATCACCCAAGGTCTCATCCCCACCGCCGGGTGTATATTTGACCTCAACAGCAAATAGCCTCATCGACACCGCGGGAATCGCCCGCGATAGGCGATACTGTCATTGCGGCCACTGTGTATCATTTTGTTCCGAACTCCCTCCCATAGTCCCACAGCGAAGAGTGTCGGATCCACCGCGGGATTCGACCGTCCATCCCGGCCCCCACTCCGCCCCCCAATCCTGGTAAAGCCAGTCGTCTCATCGCGGCCACTGTGCTCCACTTTGTGCCGAACGCTCTCCCATCATCCCACAGCAACCGTCTCCTAGCCACCGCGggataggttggtcataactttccttccaaggagtaagcgtcttttaaccttatggctgcaatcaccatctgcagtgattttggagccccccaaaatagagtcggACATTGTtgcaactgtttccccatatatttggcATGGAGGgatgatgtcatgatctttgttctcGGAaagttgagcttgaagccaactttttcactctcctcttgcataAAGAGGCtcttatttagttcctcttcactttctgccaaagttATAGAGGCAACGAATAATTTAAATgacaaaggaaaactgaaagggaGAACTGAAAGTGGGAAATTCCTCTCCGAGGGCCATCCTATATAAGTAGCCCACACTCAAGGAGGAAGGCCATTCACTCTGCAAGCCCTTGAAGACTCAGCGTCAGCATCTACTAGCAGAACGGGCAGCCCTGTGCCTGTTTTCATCATGACCTACCGGTGCCTCCTCCCGATGGTTCTCCTGCTGTGTTTCTCCACCACAGCTCTTTCCAGGAGCTACAGCTTGCTCCGATTCCAGCAAAGGCGGAGCGCTGAGGTGTGTCAGAAACTCCTGGGGCAGTTACATTCAACGCCTCAACATTGCCTCGAGGCCAGGATGGACTTCCAGGTCCCTGAGGAGATGAACCAAGCACAGCAGTTCCGGAAGGAAGATGCCATATTGGTCATCTATGAGATGCTCCAGCAGATCTTCAATATTCTCAccagagacttctccagcactggCTGGTCTGAGACCATCATTGAGGACCTCCTTGTGGAACTCTATGGGCAGATGAATCGTCTGCAGCCAATCCAGAAGGAAATAATGCAGGAGCAAAACTTCACCATGGGGGACACAACCGTTCTTCACCTGAAGAAGTATTACTTCAACCTCGTGCAGTACCTGGAGTCCAAGGAGTACAACAGGTGTGCCTGGACAGTCGTGCGAGTGCAAATACTCACGAACTTTTCTTTCCTGATGAGACTAACAGCTTCCCTCCGTGACTGAACACCTCCCACCTGTGGCTCTGGGAAGGGACAATGTGACTTTGAGCTGAGATGCTTCAGCCAGCAGAGGCTCTTAAAGTAACTGACAGTGCAATGCACTGGATTTCAATGGACATTAAAGactaagctatttttaaattgatttatgcgttattcatttatttaaacttttatgtgagaaataaattatttatgaaacaaaagtcAACGTGGCGGTTTCAATCTCAACTTGATTTATGTGACAACACACATTAAAACTTGCAGAGCACCTTGGAGACATTCATTGCAAAACAAGCCTGCAGAGTAGGAGAGTTTCTGGCCCTGCCTTTGAGGCATTTAAAATACAAGGAAGCCGTGGGGAATGTCCAAGTTCTATGCATGCCCTCCATGTACCCATACAGTCTACCTGCGCTTCTCTGGGTCACTTCTTTAAATGTACCAGACAGCTCATGCTGTAGGGCCCCTCTATATgatgttgggggggggggggttgccttttctttttttcacttcgGGGAAAATGTACACCACTTTACATGTGAGAGTCTTACAATGTAAGCCTTCTTTATGCCAACAAAATCTGGGCAAATTCCACTTAACTTATAAAATTCTTactaaagtaaatgaaaaattcgGACCTTCTAAATGTCCTCAGTTGCTTGTACACTCCAACCCCTTATTTCCAACAACGTAGTCCTCACAAAGAGGTTTCAGGAACATGAGTCAAAAATTACTTAAGACTGTCTTGGGGGTCGTTAGAAACTGTCAAACATGCTAATTCACGCaattaaaaataagggaaaagtCATCTTGAAAATATTAAGTTTATATTCGTAAAAGATAGAAAAGTAAAACGATATTAAATACTTGTTTTGGTACACAGAAATACAGTTTTAATAAAGTTTAACAAATTGCTACAGCTATATACAAATATACTTTAATATTCTATGCTTAAGATTTAAAATACCttctataaatttattataaaattggaaaagtgaaatatttcatttaaaataagtatattttattatgaaaatattctattatCGCCACGTCCAGGTTCCCCTGTGTGGACCACACTCATTCGTCGTCGGGTAGTCTCATCGCTCCGTCGGGTTTAACTCTGTCGCAAAGCTGTCCAATCGTCCCACCACCACCAGTAGTTTTTCGCCACCGTCACGTTTCACTTTGTCCGCAACGCGGACTCAGCGTCTCAAAGCCGAGCAGGGCTCCCTTGTATGAgaaactccctcccatcaccCCATAGACGATGGTCTCCCCGCTTCCGCTGTGCTTCACTTTGAGCACCAAGCCCGCCCATCGTCCGACAGCGAATAATCTCAGCCACCGCCGCATCTAAAGCGAGCGCCGCGCCGCCCCCGTTGCCCCACAGCCTCCCGTCTCCTCGTCGGCTTTCACTCTGTCCGCAACACTTTCCAGTCGTCTTATGGGCaacagcctcccccacccccaccccgcagccCCGCCGGGTTTCACGTGGTGCAGGACTCTACCCCAGCGT from Bos indicus x Bos taurus breed Angus x Brahman F1 hybrid chromosome 8, Bos_hybrid_MaternalHap_v2.0, whole genome shotgun sequence includes these protein-coding regions:
- the LOC113897803 gene encoding interferon beta-3 produces the protein MTYRCLLPMVLLLCFSTTALSRSYSLLRFQQRRSAEVCQKLLGQLHSTPQHCLEARMDFQVPEEMNQAQQFRKEDAILVIYEMLQQIFNILTRDFSSTGWSETIIEDLLVELYGQMNRLQPIQKEIMQEQNFTMGDTTVLHLKKYYFNLVQYLESKEYNRCAWTVVRVQILTNFSFLMRLTASLRD